One Dictyostelium discoideum AX4 chromosome 3 chromosome, whole genome shotgun sequence genomic region harbors:
- a CDS encoding hypothetical protein (Similar to Thermotoga maritima. DNA-directed DNA polymerase I), which produces MSQVDDDILKMMEGNSSDSNLQSQQQQQQTLTFNDDDIFNDPITDVTSNKFYNNNNNNNNNNKNDNNNNNNNNNNNNNNNNNNNNNNNNNNNNNNLNKINGNDNNIDRPKIPSILYKSKSMPIQSEIKQQTDIIRSTSTGTSLNSTTQTTKTITTPPRPVPLPPPLEIKKTIPNNNNNNNNNNNNNNNNNNNNNNNNNNNNNNNKPIYKPLQPSLPKRPSLQPSLPKKPPQNIIKHQPIEIRSLSTPKNNNNSYSGNNSNNNKTSGDGVQYTYDPQIAETRSAYLKHQKLNDNNNSNNNNNNNNNNNNNKTTEWTDSKSNNINIKQVKPFEFAPRDALYEDFETPPPPQTSPITPSKLLATSLSNTTLKTPTKPSTVNNNNNNNNNNNNNNNNNDNNNNNNTNNDDDNKYSDIKGEPSSSSSSPSSPSSPSTKTTNDDYYEPPYESPQFGFKKSSTVYDNGINEKMFSLKKPLKPLNNNNNNKNSNNKTNPNQFGFTSHHFNKNTTTTTTTTTTTTSPKPPNTNNQDEEIFNMDDYNFIPKKKTTTTTTTTTSPTFTLNSNSPSNTPNKKKITQFVYDPPTKRPDNTVNNEDDNNNQKRVHRIQTDKLKEPNGFIKVGGYNSDCNSIQSLEQLYNQFKPNIKLIIWGVFFDNDKTNTRPSPTTTSSTKESEKEISHEPLAYTICFLLNDGTIDINDQFEININSGTDNNNDNNNKKNGLDDEFEYIQATVSNKKSSLQLKSNSTNQKTTINNYISKKYFITICDNMGGKIEEKLNFMKNIIQDESIVKVVYFCQESIKPFIKYYDWINLRNCWDPMIGAWLLESDLLSTKKVSIESLAHFLKLKSLNNNNNNNNNNNNNNNNNNNNNNNQNNNNLIFTEKELNYILKRESLLYDKDKDTSSNYNNYLYDHWLVLKVYNVISISLFEFDLNFSFSNEMRLIPILSKMELEGICCNIGKLDHYLKRISEFTKELKESVNKDDGDDDDDNNFKRFEEFKLGSFKEVSGWLNQHGVDIKSTSKETLIQQKRLNINNQKVVTFIDRVLFYRRLSALKGHYIEPYLLKYTNTTTTTKTRSNTNSTFQISCQWNQTGTATGRLSSSEPNLQTIPRTSTSLINPTTATTTTTTTSTNNDLNDLDDLDDLDYNGNDGGSLDPDFIQALQDDDDNNNINNNNNNDDDDNIINIRNSFISREGFSLVVLDYNQVELRIIAHFSRDKHLIEYFESGSDVINMMAVRLSDRDDLDVNNVDKETRDRVKRIVYGILYGIQAFSLGKLLNIPIYKASDHIKNFYFKFDGVSNFIQITKSNAEKSHVVPTLGKRIRKLDSKFKTKAVNSIIQGSSADIIKLAMITIMNELFLPLLNLNSNNNNKIPRFLLQVHDELVFEVPDEYLGDNSIRMDLLIKYQMENVSNYFNMCVPLSTSLSIGKKYGSLSKVVSEKNQVDLKENMDNFKQFLFNYKNK; this is translated from the coding sequence ATGTCTCAAGTGGATGATGACATTTTAAAGATGATGGAGGGTAATTCCTCTGATTCAAACttacaatcacaacaacaacaacaacaaactctCACAttcaatgatgatgatatattTAACGATCCAATAACTGATGTTACCTCcaacaaattttataataataataataataataataataataataaaaatgataataataataataataataataataataataataataataataataataataataataataataataataataataataataataataatttaaacaagATTAATggcaatgataataatattgacaGACCCAAAATTCCAAGTATActttataaatcaaaatctaTGCCAATACAATCTGAAATTAAGCAACAAACAGATATTATTAGATCAACATCCACAGGTACATCCTTAAATTCTACAACACAAACtacaaaaacaataacaacaccaccaagGCCAGTACCATTACCTCCGCcattagaaattaaaaaaactatacccaataacaataataataataataataataataataataataataataataataataataataataataataataataataataataataataataaaccaatatATAAACCATTACAACCATCATTACCTAAAAGACCGAGTTTACAGCCATCCTTACCTAAGAAACCACctcaaaatataataaaacatCAACCAATAGAAATTAGATCTCTTTCCACCCCAAagaataacaataatagttaCAGTggaaataatagtaataataataaaaccagTGGTGATGGAGTTCAATATACATATGATCCACAAATAGCAGAAACAAGATCCGCATATTTAAAACACCAAAAACTAAATGATAACAacaacagtaataataataataataataataataacaataataataataaaacaacagAATGGACAGATtcaaaaagtaataatatcaatattaaacAAGTTAAACCTTTTGAATTTGCACCAAGGGATGCATTATATGAAGATTTCGAAActcctcctcctcctcaAACATCACCAATAACGCCAAGTAAATTATTAGCAACATCATTGTCTAATACAACTTTAAAAACTCCAACCAAACCCTCAactgttaataataataataataacaataataataataataataataataataataatgataataataataataataatactaataatgacgatgataataaatatagCGATATCAAAGGTGagccatcatcatcatcatcatcaccatcatcaccatcatcccCCTCAACTAAAACAACAaatgatgattattatgAACCGCCATACGAATCACCTCaatttggttttaaaaaaagttcaaCAGTATATGATAATGGTATTAATGAAAAGATGTTTTCTTTAAAGAAACCTTTAAAACCTTtgaacaataataataataataaaaacagcaataataaaactaatcCTAATCAATTTGGGTTTACATCACatcattttaataaaaatacaacaacaacaacaacaacaacaacaacaacaacatcaccaaaACCACCCAATACTAATAACCAAGATgaagaaatatttaatatggatgattataatttcataccaaaaaagaaaactacaacaacaacaacaaccactactTCACCAACTTTTACTTTAAATTCAAACTCACCATCAAAtacaccaaataaaaaaaagataactCAATTTGTATATGATCCACCAACAAAGAGACCTGATAATACAgttaataatgaagatgacaataataatcaaaaaagagTTCATAGAATTCAAacagataaattaaaagaaccAAATGGTTTCATTAAAGTTGGTGGATATAATAGTGATTGTAATTCAATTCAAAGTTTAGAACAATTATATAATCAATTCAaaccaaatattaaattaataatttgggGTGTAttctttgataatgataaaaccAATACTAGaccatcaccaacaacaacaagcagtACCAAAGAAtctgaaaaagaaatatctCATGAACCCTTAGCATAtacaatttgttttttattaaatgatggtacaattgatattaatgatcaatttgaaattaatataaatagtggtactgacaataataatgataataataataaaaagaatggtTTAGATGATGAATTCGAATATATTCAAGCAACagtatcaaataaaaaatcatcattacAATTGAAATCAAACTCGACAAATCAAAAAACgactataaataattatatatcaAAAAAGTATTTCATTACAATTTGTGATAATATGGGTGGCAAAATTgaagagaaattaaatttcatgAAAAATATCATTCAAGATGAATCAATAGTTAAAGTTGTTTACTTTTGCcaagaatcaattaaaccattcattaaatattatgATTGGATTAATTTAAGGAATTGTTGGGATCCAATGATTGGTGCTTGGTTATTAGAAAGTGACCTTTTATCAACTAAAAaagtttcaattgaatcacttgctcattttttaaaattaaaatcattaaataataataataataataataataataataataataataataataataataataataataataataatcaaaataataataatttaatatttacagaaaaagaattaaattatatattaaaaagagaatcattattatatgataaagataaagatacatcatcaaattataataactaTCTTTATGATCATTGGTTAGtattaaaagtttataatGTAATCTCAATTAGTTTATTcgaatttgatttaaatttctcattttcaaatgaaatgaGATTAATACCGATTCTATCAAAGATGGAATTAGAAGGTATTTGTTGTAATATTGGTAAACTggatcattatttaaaaagaatttcagAGTTTactaaagaattaaaagaaagtGTAAATAAAGACGATggcgatgatgatgacgataataattttaaaagatttgaagaatttaaattaggATCATTTAAAGAAGTTAGTGGATGGTTAAATCAACATGGTGTAGATATAAAGAGTACAAGTAAAGAAACATTGATTCAACAAAAAAGattgaatataaataatcaaaaagtTGTAACATTTATTGATAGAGTATTATTCTATAGAAGATTATCAGCTTTAAAAGGTCACTATATTGAACCATACTTGTTAAAGTATAcaaatactactactactactaaaaCTCGTAGTAATACTAATTCAACATTTCAAATCTCTTGTCAATGGAATCAAACTGGTACTGCTACTGGTCGTTTATCATCCTCTGAACCAAATCTTCAAACTATTCCAAGAACGTCAACATCATTAATAAATCCAACTACagcaacaactactactactactacttctacaaataatgatttaaatgatttagatGATTTAGATGATTTAGAttataatggtaatgatggTGGTTCATTAGATCCTGATTTTATTCAAGCATTacaagatgatgatgataataataatattaataataataataataatgatgatgatgataatattataaatattagaaattcatttatttcaaGAGAAGGATTTAGTTTAGTAGTATTAGATTATAATCAAGTTGAATTAAGAATTATTGCACATTTTTCAAGAGATaaacatttaattgaatattttgaaagTGGTAGTGATGTTATTAATATGATGGCAGTTAGATTATCGGATAGAGATGATCTCGATGTAAACAATGTTGATAAAGAAACTCGTGATAGAGTTAAACGTATAGTTTATGGTATACTCTATGGTATTCAAGCATTTTCTTtgggtaaattattaaatataccaATTTATAAGGCATCTGATCATATAAAGAATTTCTATTTCAAATTTGATGGTGTTTCAAATTTCATACAGATTACAAAATCAAATGCAGAAAAATCTCATGTCGTTCCTACACTTGGTAAAAGAATTAGAAAATTAGatagtaaatttaaaactaaagctgtaaattcaataattcaAGGTAGTTCTGCCGATATCATTAAATTAGCAAtgataacaataatgaatgaattatttttaccattattaaatttaaattcaaataataataataaaatacctCGATTTTTATTACAAGTTCATGATGAATTAGTATTTGAAGTACCAGATGAATATTTAggtgataattcaattagaatggatcttttaattaaataccAAATGGAAAatgtttcaaattattttaatatgtGTGTACCTTTATCAACATCTTTATCCATTGGCAAAAAGTATGGTTCATTATCAAAAGTAGTCTCTGAAAAAAATCAAGTcgatttaaaagaaaatatggACAactttaaacaatttttatttaattataaaaataaataa
- the spt16 gene encoding FACT complex subunit SPT16, producing MSQSTTTTTTTTAAPAVPTGPREATLDAGNFCKRVKILYDSWNSDSNLWKSANSLVLALGQPNESNPYQKVTSLQTWLFGYELKDTIIVFLEKEIYIVSTSKKINLFQKLSETEQVKTELSSIKFNFLTIDKSDKNKSNFEKLIGEATKAGSNIGVIIKETYIGDLALQWEAALNECPLTKVDITPALSSCLLVKDLQEQKNIITSAKITSKVLKSHILPKIETIIDKGERQTHNQLADYAADIFESPEKISSKLTVEHVDYSYVPIIQSGGIYDLRASASSDDNPLHFGTIIVSCGARYKNYCSNIARTYIIDPTSDQKKNYAILLNVQSNVIKAIKPDVTFSSLYEKAIQTIKESSKPELVDHFPKNVGYGIGIEFQESLAVLNATNSRTLKAGMTLNIACGFQKISNPEGKDEKSKTYSLLISDTVLLNDEGKVEVLTDVGKKASDVVYMLGGEDDDDDNDNDPSVKLELPDDVKGITGRTIETKEKSKSVEERRRDHQKMLEQKNLQEAENKIKAMTDPNGKKGTPEVDYTAITKLQPIYSSVGAYPQDIVKNKMYIDPKKETVLFPIFGYMVPFHISTIKNISKSEEYIRVNFNTPTSYTQEQIDAGFVPPQLMYIREVTYKVNDPKVLANNIRLIKELKKKFTTRETEDREKRNLITQEKLILLRGKFPRLPEVHARPTLSGARRTIGILEAHENGIRFNPTSTKDRTPIDVLYKNIKHAIYQQADQESMAVIHFHLHDALMIGKKKTKDVQFYIEISEMSQSLDVSSRFNDEEEEERRERALKEKINNDFKTFIKRVEEIAPEPGLEFDVPYRELGFYGVPNVSTVFIQPSVHCLLSILEPPFFVLTLDDVEIACFERAIRSLKNFDLSFVFKDYNRPPIRISVIPRNYFETVKEWLDSFNIKFYQSERNYNWKRIMDTIKSDVKKFHDDGGWSFLDLEEEEEEEDSGDDDYHSNSDESESSDYISSMSSGSDDDDEDSSEGENWEDLEQKAERDDKMKTFDETNKRKRDEKSVSSSNRPSSSKSGSSSSGGGGGGGGSSRSKSSSSSSKGSSSSSSKSSSSKRK from the exons atgtcacaatcaactactacaactacaacaacaacagcagcaccAGCAGTACCAACAGGACCAAGAGAAGCAACTTTAGATGCTGGTAACTTTTGTAAAAgagttaaaattttatatgatTCTTGGAATTCAGATAGTAACCTTTGGAAATCAGCCAACTCATTAGTATTGGCATTGGGCCAACCAAATGAAAGTAATCCATACCAAAAGGTTACATCATTACAAACTTGGTTATTTGGTtatgaattaaaagataCAATTATTGTATtcttagaaaaagaaatttatattGTATCAACATCAAAGAAAA ttaatttatttcaaaaattatcaGAAACTGAACAAGTTAAAACagaattatcatcaattaaatttaactttttaacaattgataaatcagATAAGAATAAGAGTAATTTTGAGAAATTAATTGGAGAGGCTACAAAAGCAGGTAGTAATATTGGTGTGATTATAAAGGAAACATATATAGGAGATTTAGCATTACAATGGGAAGCAGCACTTAATGAATGCCCTTTGACTAAAGTAGATATTACACCAGCATTATCAAGTTGTTTATTGGTAAAGGATCTTCAAGAACAAAAGAATATTATTACATCAGCAAAGATTACATCAAAGGTATTAAAGAGTCATATTCTCCCAAAGATTGAAACCATTATCGATAAGGGTGAAAGACAAACTCATAATCAATTGGCAGACTATGCAGCGGATATTTTCGAATCACCAGAAAAGATCAGTAGTAAATTAACGGTTGAACATGTAGATTACTCCTATGTTCCAATCATTCAAAGTGGTGGTATTTATGATCTTAGAGCAAGTGCATCAAGTGATGATAATCCACTTCATTTTGGTACAATCATTGTGTCTTGTGGTGCTCGTTATAAGAACTATTGTTCAAATATTGCTCGTACCTATATCATTGATCCAACTAGCGATCAAAAGAAAAACTATGCCATTCTATTGAATGTTCAAAGCAATGTTATCAAGGCCATTAAACCCGATGTAACATTCTCTAGTCTCTATGAAAAAGCCATTCAAACCATTAAAGAATCATCGAAACCAGAGTTGGTTGATCATTTCCCAAAGAATGTTGGTTatggtattggtattgaaTTTCAAGAGTCATTGGCCGTTTTGAATGCAACTAACTCTAGAACCCTTAAAGCTGGTATGACACTCAATATTGCCTGTGGTTTCCAAAAGATTTCAAATCCAGAGGGTAAAGATGAGAAATCAAAAACCTATTCACTCTTGATCTCTGATACAGTCCTATTGAATGATGAAGGTAAAGTTGAGGTATTAACAGATGTTGGTAAGAAAGCTTCCGATGTAGTTTATATGTTGGGtggtgaagatgatgatgatgacaaCGATAATGATCCATCTGTTAAATTGGAATTACCAGATGATGTTAAAGGTATTACAGGTAGAACTATAGAAACTAAAGAGAAATCCAAGTCTGTTGAAGAACGTCGTCGTGATCATCAAAAGATGCTTGAACAAAAGAATTTACAAGAGGCAgagaataaaattaaagcaATGACTGATCCAAATGGTAAAAAAGGTACACCAGAAGTAGATTACACAGCAATCACTAAATTACAACCAATCTATAGTAGTGTTGGAGCATACCCACAAGATATTGTCAAGAATAAAATGTACATTGACCCAAAGAAAGAGACAGTATTATTCCCAATATTTGGCTATATGGTCCCATTTCACATTAGCACAATCAAAAATATCTCCAAATCAGAGGAGTACATTCGTGTAAATTTCAATACTCCAACATCCTATACACAAGAACAAATCGATGCAGGTTTCGTTCCACCACAATTAATGTATATTCGTGAGGTAACCTATAAAGTTAACGATCCAAAGGTTTTAGCAAACAATATTCGTTTGATTaaagaattgaaaaagaaatttacaACTCGTGAAACTGAAGATCGTGAAAAACGTAATCTTATCACTCAAGAGAAGTTAATTCTTTTACGTGGTAAATTCCCACGTTTACCAGAGGTACATGCTCGTCCAACTTTATCAGGTGCTCGTAGAACTATTGGTATCCTAGAGGCACATGAAAATGGTATTCGTTTCAATCCAACCTCAACAAAAGATCGTACTCCAATCGATGTACtctataaaaatattaaacatGCCATCTATCAACAAGCAGATCAAGAATCAATGGCCGTAATTCATTTCCATCTTCATGATGCTCTCATGATtggtaaaaagaaaacaaaggACGTTCAGTTCTATATTGAAATTTCAGAGATGTCACAATCACTCGATGTTTCATCGCGTTTCAATGATGAGGAGGAGGAAGAACGTCGTGAACGTgcattaaaagaaaagattaACAATGATTTCAAAACTTTCATTAAACGTGTAGAAGAAATCGCACCTGAACCAGGTCTTGAATTTGATGTACCCTATCGTGAATTGGGTTTCTATGGTGTACCAAATGTTTCCACCGTTTTCATTCAACCATCAGTACATTGTCTACTCTCCATTTTAGAGCCACCATTTTTCGTTCTTACccttgatgatgttgaaatCGCATGTTTTGAAAGAGCTATTCGTTCACTCAAGAATTTCGATCTCAGTTTTGTCTTTAAGGATTACAATCGTCCACCAATTCGTATCAGTGTCATCCCAAGAAACTATTTCGAAACTGTCAAAGAATGGCTCGATtcattcaatattaaattttatcaatcTGAACGTAATTACAATTGGAAGAGAATTATGGATACAATCAAAAGTGATGTAAAGAAATTCCATGACGATGGTGGTTGGTCTTTCTTGGAtttagaagaagaagaagaggaagaagataGTGGCGATGATGATTATCATTCCAATAGTGACGAATCTGAATCTAGTGATTATATCTCTTCAATGTCTTCAGgttctgatgatgatgatgaagattctTCCGAAGGTGAAAATTGGGAAGATTTAGAACAAAAAGCTGAAAGAGATGATAAAATGAAAACTTTTGATGaaacaaataaaagaaaaagagatgAAAAATCTGTTAGTAGTAGCAATAGACCATCCTCTTCAAAATcaggtagtagtagtagtggtggtggtggtggtggtggtggttcaaGTAGATCaaaatcttcatcttcatcttcaaaaggttcatcatcctcttcctcaaaatcatcttcatcaaaaagaaaatag